One stretch of Aeromicrobium fastidiosum DNA includes these proteins:
- a CDS encoding ArnT family glycosyltransferase has translation MAASRNRRHLVPLPVHLAGVLAAMVVIRLLYLGEAAGSDEAGFLLVGAGWHHGDSLYGAYWVDRPPLLIWIMQLAGSVSSLRLWGLGASVLMVLGVGRAAYVASGDRAARWATSAAALFSAAHWFGVPRTNGEMLAGAFVAWGLAFTVQALLRPGRLSWAWGAGAGVLAGCALLVKQTVADGLVFALVMAIAVGWKPRHRPIAVRVLAAGVAGTLLTVGLGVAAAATRGTSPADLFDALVTFRADAGEVIRTSASDATTDRLVVLLATWVAGGLAFVAVAAIWHALRRREPVLLATATTIGFVSAAAMLGGSYWAHYLLQLVPASALAVGLVAERMAPRLRFALVGVVLVATTSNVFWSFVAPPEHGEQARVVGRWLKASAVPGDTVVVAYGQPNVVAQAGMDSPYPYLWSLPVRTLDPDLSVMSSVLDGDTRPTWVVDWSGLDSWAIDPAALRPVLERRYRQVSDVCGRKIWLERTRPRSLATPGACP, from the coding sequence ATGGCGGCATCGCGCAACCGCCGGCACCTCGTCCCCCTGCCGGTGCACCTGGCGGGAGTGCTCGCGGCCATGGTCGTGATCCGCCTGCTGTACCTCGGCGAGGCCGCGGGCAGCGACGAGGCCGGCTTCCTGCTGGTCGGTGCCGGCTGGCACCACGGCGACTCCCTCTACGGGGCCTACTGGGTCGATCGTCCGCCGTTGCTGATCTGGATCATGCAGCTGGCCGGGTCGGTGTCGTCGCTGCGCCTGTGGGGCCTGGGTGCCTCGGTGCTGATGGTGCTGGGCGTGGGGCGCGCCGCGTACGTCGCCTCGGGCGACCGTGCCGCGCGGTGGGCGACCTCCGCCGCCGCGCTGTTCAGCGCGGCCCACTGGTTCGGCGTGCCCCGCACGAACGGTGAGATGCTCGCGGGTGCGTTCGTGGCCTGGGGCCTCGCGTTCACGGTGCAGGCGCTGCTGCGTCCCGGCAGGCTGTCCTGGGCGTGGGGCGCGGGAGCCGGCGTGCTGGCCGGGTGCGCGCTCCTGGTCAAGCAGACCGTGGCCGACGGCCTCGTGTTCGCACTGGTCATGGCGATCGCCGTCGGGTGGAAGCCACGACACAGGCCGATCGCCGTGAGGGTCCTGGCCGCCGGTGTCGCGGGGACACTGCTCACCGTCGGCCTCGGCGTCGCCGCCGCAGCCACCCGCGGCACCTCCCCCGCCGACCTGTTCGACGCCCTGGTGACCTTCCGGGCCGACGCGGGCGAGGTCATCCGCACGTCGGCGTCCGACGCGACGACCGACCGGCTCGTGGTGCTGCTCGCGACCTGGGTCGCCGGCGGCCTCGCCTTCGTGGCCGTGGCCGCGATCTGGCACGCGCTGCGGCGACGGGAGCCCGTGCTGCTCGCGACCGCCACGACGATCGGCTTCGTGTCGGCGGCGGCGATGCTCGGGGGAAGCTACTGGGCGCACTACCTGCTGCAGCTCGTGCCGGCGTCCGCGCTGGCCGTGGGCCTGGTCGCCGAACGCATGGCACCCCGCCTGCGGTTCGCCCTGGTCGGTGTCGTGCTCGTCGCGACGACGAGCAACGTCTTCTGGTCGTTCGTCGCGCCGCCGGAGCACGGCGAGCAGGCGAGGGTCGTCGGTCGCTGGCTCAAGGCATCGGCCGTGCCCGGCGACACCGTGGTCGTCGCGTACGGACAGCCCAACGTCGTGGCCCAGGCCGGCATGGACAGCCCCTACCCGTACCTGTGGAGCCTGCCGGTGCGCACGCTCGATCCCGACCTGTCCGTCATGTCGTCCGTGCTCGACGGCGATACCCGTCCCACCTGGGTCGTCGACTGGTCAGGTCTTGACTCGTGGGCCATCGACCCCGCTGCGCTGCGTCCCGTGCTCGAGCGCCGCTACCGGCAGGTGTCGGACGTCTGCGGCCGCAAGATCTGGCTCGAGCGCACCCGGCCGCGCTCGCTCGCGACACCCGGAGCGTGCCCGTGA
- a CDS encoding phosphatase PAP2 family protein — MTAETPGPGERPTPWAWRAPALAVFAIALGTGVALVGVPTDPFQLFFWLWMATIAFNVRAPWRAHLAFPRDWWPAFALLVLYLYSRGLSDEIVSMPVHWTMPIHVDEWIGGGRLPTARLQDALCASPCSADSPPRWYDELFTTVYFTHFVAGLTIAVVLWLRDRATWLPWMRRYVVINFAALVVYVLYPMAPPWLASKEGYVGETLPRLTGRGWDDLGLGGFHVVLAKVGNPVAAMPSLHAGMAMLIALYGMARLRGAWRWLLLVYPMLMATALVYYAEHYVVDILAGWLLAAAVMIGCRWWETRRAARHPAAPAAPRP; from the coding sequence GTGACCGCCGAGACCCCGGGGCCCGGCGAGCGCCCCACCCCGTGGGCGTGGCGCGCCCCGGCCCTGGCCGTGTTCGCCATCGCCCTCGGCACCGGTGTCGCGCTCGTCGGCGTGCCGACCGACCCGTTCCAGCTGTTCTTCTGGCTGTGGATGGCCACGATCGCCTTCAACGTCAGAGCACCGTGGCGGGCCCACCTGGCGTTCCCCCGCGACTGGTGGCCGGCCTTCGCGCTGCTCGTGCTCTACCTGTACAGCCGCGGGCTCTCCGACGAGATCGTCTCGATGCCGGTTCACTGGACGATGCCCATCCACGTCGACGAGTGGATCGGCGGCGGCCGACTGCCCACAGCCCGCCTACAGGATGCCTTGTGCGCCTCGCCGTGCAGCGCCGACAGCCCACCCCGGTGGTACGACGAGCTGTTCACGACGGTCTACTTCACGCACTTCGTCGCGGGGCTGACGATCGCAGTCGTGCTGTGGCTGCGCGACCGCGCGACGTGGCTGCCGTGGATGCGTCGCTACGTCGTGATCAACTTCGCGGCCCTGGTCGTCTACGTGCTCTACCCCATGGCACCGCCCTGGCTCGCCTCGAAGGAGGGCTACGTCGGCGAGACCCTGCCGAGGCTCACCGGCCGGGGCTGGGACGACCTGGGGCTCGGCGGGTTCCACGTCGTGCTCGCGAAGGTCGGCAACCCCGTCGCCGCGATGCCCTCCCTGCACGCCGGGATGGCGATGCTGATCGCCCTGTACGGCATGGCCCGTCTGCGCGGCGCCTGGCGCTGGCTGCTGCTCGTCTATCCGATGCTCATGGCCACGGCGCTGGTCTACTACGCCGAGCACTACGTCGTCGACATCCTGGCGGGCTGGTTGCTGGCAGCAGCGGTCATGATCGGCTGCCGCTGGTGGGAGACACGTCGCGCGGCCCGACACCCTGCGGCACCGGCAGCCCCTCGTCCCTGA
- a CDS encoding DUF6716 putative glycosyltransferase produces the protein MPRPSSHPVRALFVTDSDSYVKWGAALAGQVPASWSVRLVILRGNAEPSSRQVVEALDGTRFAADDVEHVGRSELAAVLDAWCPEVVVAAARGMAVEALGMLLAGARRRPVVVSGLAGISIPVLTPGLRYRQCADVFVLQSRRELREFAAVDDHHRFELTTIPYLRVADQDEPVPGGTEPVRDRIVFAAQAMVPASRRDRVHLLERLIETATAHPDLLVVVKVRSRDGEPQTHVEQFPYEDLMVELDGAGTRLPDNLVVESGPMDWHLRRAVGLVTVSSTALLEAAAAGVPCLAIDDFGVGERQINTVLVGSGLLGSSARLVAADFRHPAPEWLDDNYLHDPRDNTWVAAVEELLEQARAGRLPPLPGRPRSPLRRTRAAVLERLSFVPPRERASGLHRAFLVVGFWEHRRRWAVRDEGLPVPQGVGPRDVSPTSGSRS, from the coding sequence ATGCCCCGGCCCTCGTCGCACCCGGTCCGGGCGCTGTTCGTCACCGACTCCGACTCGTACGTCAAGTGGGGGGCGGCGCTGGCCGGACAGGTGCCGGCGTCGTGGTCGGTGCGGCTGGTGATCCTGCGGGGCAATGCCGAGCCCAGTTCGCGCCAGGTCGTGGAGGCGCTCGACGGCACGCGGTTCGCCGCGGACGACGTCGAGCACGTCGGCCGGTCAGAGCTCGCTGCCGTGCTGGACGCCTGGTGTCCTGAGGTCGTCGTCGCGGCGGCCCGGGGGATGGCGGTCGAGGCGCTGGGGATGCTGCTGGCCGGGGCCCGGCGACGTCCTGTCGTCGTGAGCGGGCTGGCGGGCATCTCGATCCCCGTGCTGACGCCGGGGCTGCGCTACAGGCAGTGCGCCGACGTCTTCGTGCTGCAGAGCCGCCGCGAGCTGCGCGAGTTCGCGGCGGTGGACGACCATCACCGCTTCGAGCTGACGACGATCCCGTACCTGCGCGTCGCCGACCAGGACGAGCCGGTGCCGGGTGGTACCGAACCGGTCCGTGACCGGATCGTGTTCGCGGCCCAGGCGATGGTCCCGGCGTCGCGCCGCGACCGGGTGCACCTGCTCGAGCGGCTCATCGAGACCGCCACGGCCCACCCCGACCTGCTGGTCGTGGTCAAGGTGCGATCGCGCGACGGGGAGCCGCAGACCCACGTCGAGCAGTTCCCGTACGAGGACCTGATGGTCGAGCTCGACGGGGCGGGGACACGCCTGCCGGACAACCTCGTGGTCGAAAGCGGTCCGATGGACTGGCACCTGCGCCGGGCCGTCGGCCTCGTGACCGTCAGCTCGACGGCGCTGCTCGAGGCGGCGGCGGCCGGCGTGCCGTGCCTCGCGATCGACGACTTCGGCGTGGGCGAGCGACAGATCAACACGGTGCTGGTGGGCAGCGGACTCCTGGGCTCGAGCGCCCGCCTCGTGGCCGCCGACTTCCGCCACCCGGCACCCGAGTGGCTCGACGACAACTACCTGCACGACCCGCGCGACAACACCTGGGTCGCAGCGGTCGAGGAGCTGCTCGAGCAGGCCCGTGCGGGACGCCTGCCGCCCCTGCCGGGGCGTCCGCGGTCACCGCTGCGTCGCACCCGCGCCGCGGTGCTCGAACGGCTCTCGTTCGTCCCGCCCCGCGAGCGGGCGTCCGGCCTGCACCGGGCCTTCCTGGTCGTGGGGTTCTGGGAGCACCGCCGCCGGTGGGCGGTCAGGGACGAGGGGCTGCCGGTGCCGCAGGGTGTCGGGCCGCGCGACGTGTCTCCCACCAGCGGCAGCCGATCATGA
- a CDS encoding N-acetylneuraminate synthase family protein, which yields MTEWVQIGDQIVGHGRPTYVIGEIGINHNGDVAVAKKLIDVAALAGAQAVKFQKRTPDISTPADMKAVRRETPWGEMSYLDYRYRVELEREQYAEIAAHALAQGVDWFASPWDVPSVEFLEQMGVSTHKVASASVTDLPLLRALAETGKPIILSTGMSTIEQIDTAVEILGTERLVMLHATSTYPLPPEEANLHMIPVLSARYRVPIGYSGHERGQQISVAAVALGATAVERHITLDRAMWGSDQASSLEPHAFMDLVRDIRIVEKALGDGVKRVMPGEHSQLKRLRRVDVAAAAV from the coding sequence ATGACTGAATGGGTTCAGATCGGCGACCAGATCGTCGGGCACGGCCGTCCCACGTACGTGATCGGCGAGATCGGCATCAACCACAACGGTGATGTCGCCGTCGCCAAGAAGCTCATCGACGTCGCGGCGCTCGCCGGGGCGCAGGCGGTCAAGTTCCAGAAGCGGACGCCGGACATCTCGACGCCCGCCGACATGAAGGCCGTCCGCCGCGAGACGCCGTGGGGCGAGATGAGCTATCTCGACTACCGCTACCGGGTCGAGCTCGAGCGCGAGCAGTACGCCGAGATCGCGGCGCACGCCCTCGCGCAGGGCGTCGACTGGTTCGCCTCGCCGTGGGACGTGCCGTCGGTCGAGTTCCTCGAGCAGATGGGCGTGTCGACGCACAAGGTGGCCTCCGCGTCGGTGACCGACCTGCCCCTCCTGAGGGCGCTCGCCGAGACCGGCAAGCCGATCATCCTGTCGACCGGCATGAGCACGATCGAGCAGATCGACACCGCCGTCGAGATCCTCGGCACCGAGCGTCTCGTGATGCTGCACGCGACGTCGACGTACCCGCTGCCGCCCGAGGAGGCCAACCTGCACATGATCCCCGTGCTGTCGGCCCGCTACCGGGTGCCGATCGGCTACTCGGGACACGAGCGCGGCCAGCAGATCTCGGTCGCCGCGGTGGCCCTCGGTGCCACGGCCGTCGAGCGGCACATCACGCTGGACCGCGCGATGTGGGGATCGGACCAGGCGTCGAGCCTCGAGCCGCACGCCTTCATGGACCTCGTGCGCGACATCCGCATCGTCGAGAAGGCACTGGGCGACGGCGTCAAGCGGGTCATGCCCGGGGAGCACTCCCAGCTCAAGCGCCTGCGCCGCGTCGACGTCGCCGCGGCAGCGGTGTGA